In the Arthrobacter sp. Soc17.1.1.1 genome, CGCCGTCATCCGGAAGCAGGCGGTGGAGGACATCGTCGAGGTCGAGAACGTGGGCGGCTTCGAGATCAAGACCTACATCCAGGACCGCACCGTCATCGAGGACACGGAGTCCAGCGTGGACCTCGGCACCCACGGGTGGACGCTCATGAACTACCCCGAGCGCCTCAGCTACAGCGCCACGCCGCCCGACTTCGGGTCCCTCGTGGTCCAGCGCCGGCGCTGGGCGAACGGCGGCCTGCTGATCCTGCCGAAGCTGTGGAACCAGCTCCGCCGGCGCCGCCACCTCCGCGAGCAGGTGCTGGCCCGCGAGGTGCTGCTGCGCGTCAACTACATGGCGTCCATCGCGTGGGCGAGCTTCGGGCTGCTGTTCCTCCTCGCGTACCCCTACGACAGCAGGCTCCTCAGCCCTGTCGTGTTCCTCGCGGCCGCGCCGTACTTCCTCGCGATGGGCAGCGATCTCCGCGACTGCGGGCACCGCTTCTCGGACATCTTCCGGATCTACGGCTTTAACCTCGTGCTGCTGCCGGTCAACCTCGCCGGCGTGCTGAAGTCCATCCAGCAGGCGTTCACGGGTGAGAAGATCCCGTTCGTCCGGACACCGAAGGTGAAGGACCGCACCGCGGCGCCTGGCCTCTACGTGGTGATCCCGTACCTGATCGTCGCGTTCTCGCTGCTCACGCTCGCCCGTGACGTCCTGGACCAGAACTGGGGCAACGCCGTCTTCGCCGGCCTGAACGCCGTCCTGGCCGCCGGTGCCATCCGCGCCTACATCGGGATCAAGAACTCCCTGGTGGACATGTGGCTCGGCGTCCTGAACTGGCTGTACGTGGCACCGCGGACGAAGAAGGTCGAGGAGTCGAAGGTCGTCCCGAAGACGGCGGCCGAAGCGGACTGGTCGTCGATCCTCTACCACGGCGACCGCCGCCTGAACCGTGACCTGCGCTCGGGCAACGACCGCCGCCGCCGGGCCGGGGTGCGCTGATCCGCCCCCGAGAGGACGATCCCGCAGGCATGCGTCGGAGCGGCACTCCCCCGCGGTTCGTGGATCCACGACGGACGGGAACACTGATCGGGCTCGTGGGGGCGTGCGTCTTCGTCTTCTCCTATACGCCTGCGTCCGCGCACGTGCCGGCCGTCGGGGCGCGCATCCTCGTCATCGCTGCCGTGAGTGCAACGCTGTGGTTCCTCTTCGTCGCACCGCGCTTCCTCGGCCCCTTCGTACCGCCGCGGGGGTGGCAGATCGGCGTGTACCTCCTCTGCGTCGTCATGGAGCTCGCGCTGATCGCGGCCGGTGGCCGGTTGCTCGAATCGATCGGGAGACCGGAGCTCCGGCCTGCCCTGATCGCCCTCGTCGTGGGTCTGCATTTCCTCCCCTTCGCCTGGGCGTTCAGGGAGCGGATGTTCTACACACTGGGCGGAGTGATCATCGTTCTCGGCGGTCTGGGACTGCTCATCGCCACCCCGACCAGCGCCCTCGGAGCAGCCGTCGGATCAGGGTTGGCCATGTCGTTCATCCTGCTCGCCTACAGCCTCGGCCTCTTCGCTCCCCGTCGGACGACTGCCGACCACTGACGACCACACGCACGCACTGGGCGTGCCCGGCGAGGAGTTCCTGAAGCAACCAGCCCTTCAGTCGGATTCGCCTGCACGTGCGCGGATAGACGCCGCATTGCCGCTGAGTGCCGGCTTGTACCGTTCGATGTCGGGAGTGCTGACGAAGCCGACCACCAGATCGAGCAGAGCTGCGACCGATGCGTCCGGCCGGCCCGCTGCATGCAGGGTGATGGCTTCGAAGGCGCTGAGTGCCGGGGAGCCGGGAAAGGCAGTACGAGCTGCCCGGAAGACCTCCAGCGACTCGTCATACGCGCCCAGGTTCCTCAGTGTCGACCCGTACTGGACATAGCACCGGCGCAACACGTCACCGTCGAGCCCGGCAGCAAGCGCCTTCTCGTAGAACCCTCGCGCGATGTCCTCCTGTCCCGCCGTGTCATACGCGCCGCCGACCTCATAGAGCACTCGCGCGTTCTCAGGGTGGGCGGCGTACAAGGGCAGTAATGCGTCGATGGTCGGCTGCATGTTGTCCCGGTCGCGACGCTCGACGATCCGATCGAGCTCATCATTCAACGTCATGGCGACACCCTCGCACATTGTGCGAGCCGTATCGGCGTCGGTAGCGCGGCGGTACGACCACCGTGACGCAACGGCCGACGCGATCCGCCGTGTCGAGCAGGAGAGTGCCCACGCTCGTCGTCCCTGTCCTCCGCCGACGGACCCGTTACCGGGCATCGAAGGGACGGTACGGTGAAACCCATGACAGGTGTGCCGGCTCAGCGTGTTCTCTTCCACGGGGTGACCGGCAGCGGCAAGACCTCGGCTGCGCACGCGTATGCAGAGGCGACCGGTGTGCCGGAGTTCTCTGCCGATGACGACATCGGATGGCTCCCCGCATGGACGGGCCGTCCTGTCGAGGACCAGCACCGGATCGCCGCCGATCTTGCCGCGCAGGACCGCTGGGTGCTCGACAGTGCCTACTCCGCTTGGCGGCACCTGGTCGTGACGCGGGCCGAACTCGTCGTGTTCCTCGACTATCCGCGGTGGCTGTCCCTCGGGCGCCTGGTCCGGCGAACGATCCGACGGATCGTGACGAAGGAACCGGTGTGCAACGGCAACACCGAGACACTCCGCCGCGCCCTGGCCAACGACTCGATCATCCGGTGGCATTTTAGGACCTTCAGCCGGAAGAAGGACGCCATCAGCCAGATCATCGCTGATCCGTCCATGCCTCCAGTGCTGTCGTTCCGGCGTCCTCGCGATCTCGATGCATGGATCGCAGCGGGTGCTGAACCACCGTCGGCCGCCGGATCGGAGTCGTCCCCCGGTCTGTCTTAGGCGGACCTGCACGAAGCAGCGCTCACCGCCGCCCCGCCGGCGACTCCGAAGCGTCCGAGATGGTGAAGGCCATTGCGCTATCCGTTGCGGGAGGGGCTCGAGCGACCGACAGTAGGATGGAAGGGTCGTGATGCGTTGACCGCGATACCCCGTCCGAACAGGAACCCGCCGTGCCGACACTACGTGCTACCCGATCCAGCATGGCTCGTGCCCTGTCCATGACTGCCGTCCTGCTGTGCCTGGCCGGGTGCTCGTTCGCTGATCCCCAGCCCGATACCCAGCAACCCGCGTCGGACTCACCGGTCAGCTCGGCCCCCGCGGGTGAGCCCGCCACCGGGGCGGCCGTCGACACCGTCGACGACGCATGTGCCCGCGTCCTTGCCATGGTGCGCGCAGCGCCCGAACAGCTGGGCACGGACCCGCTGGGGCTGCTGCTCGAGATCGACGAGATCGCCAAAACAGCCCCGCCGGAGCTGGCCGGCCAGATCACGGAGCTCCGGGATGCCGTCGAGAGCTTCCGGCAGGGCGACGAATCACTGATCGGCGTGGTGCAGAAAGCCCGGCAGCTGCAGGAACGCTGCTCGGCCTGAGCCGAAGGCGGGCACAGCAACCACTTCGGCGCCTCCGCGGTCCTTGTCGCCGGCGGGCTGGATCCAGTCATCCTCCGTGGGCTTCTCCTGCGGTCCCTCGCATCAGAGGTGAACGCCGGTGGTCCTTCTCAGAGCAGCTGGCGCGCGTTGGCTCGGGCGAGATCGATGAGCTCGCGGCCGTTGCCGGCGAGCACCGTACGAAGCGCGTAGACCGCAAAGCCGGTGGCCTGCTTCGCCTCGATCTTCGGCGGTATCGAGAGCTCCTGCCGTTCCACCGCGACGGAGACGAGCGCGGGGCCGTCGTGCGCGAACGCGCGGCGCAGGGCGTCTTCGAGGTCCTCAGGGCGCGTCACGCTCTCGCCGTGCATCCCCACCGCCCGCGCGACCGCCCCGAAGTCGGGGTTCTCGAGCCCGGTGCCGAAGTTGACGATGCCCGCCGCCTTCATCTCCACCTCGACGAAGCTCAGCGCCGCGTTGTCGAACACGACGATTTTGATCGGGAGCCTGTGCTGCACCGCCGTCAGCAATTCGCCGAGCATCATCGCGAGCCCGCCGTCACCGGCGAGGACCACGACCTGCCGCTTCCGGTCCACCGCTTGGGCGCCCATGCCGAGCGGGGTCGCGGCCGCCATGGTGCCGTGCCAGAAGGAGCCGATGAGGCGCCGCTTCGGGCCGATGCGCAGGTGCCGGCACGCCCAGATGACCGGAGTGCCGACATCGGGCAGGAAGACCGCGTCGTCGTCCGCCAACTCGTCGATGAGGTGGGCGAGGTGCTGCGGGTGGATGGCGCCGGGTCCCTGCTTCTCGAGGTCGTCGAGCTGTGCGCGGGTGCGGCGGTAGTGGTCGAGGGATTTCTCGAGGTGGGTGCGCACAGGCTTCCGCTCGAGCAGCGGCAGCAACGCCTCCGCCGTCGGGCGTACGCCACCGACCATGCCCTGGGTGAGTGGCACGCGGCGGCCGAGCTGCTCGCCCCGGATATCGACCTGCAGGATCTTCGCCTTCTTCGGGTAGAACTGCTGGTACGGGAAATCGGTGCCGAGCATCAGCAGCGCGTCGCAGTCCTCCATCGCGCGGTATCCCGATGCGAACCCGAGGAGCCCGGTCATGCCGACGTCGAACGGGTTGTCGTGCTCGATGACCTCCTTGCCGCGGAGGGCGTGCACGATCGGCGCCCCCAGTACATCGGCGAGGGCGAGGACCTCATCGCGCGCCCCTTCTACGCCGCCGCCCGCGAGGATCGTCACCTTCCCACAGGAGTTCAGTGTGGCGGCTGCCTCCTGCAGTTCGGCCGGCGAGGGCACGATGACCGGGTCGGTGCGGCGGACCGTGAAGACGCGCTCGTCCGAGGCCTCGTGGAGCGCGGTGTCGCCCGCGATCACGAGCACGGCGACCCCCCTCTTCTCGATGGCCGTGCGCATTGCGATCTCCAGCAGCCGCGGCATCTGCTCAGGGCTCAGTACCATCTCGCAGAAGACCGAGCAGTCGCGGAACAGCTCGGTGGGTCGAGTCTCCTGGAAGTACTGGCTGCCGATTTCGTCGGTCGGGATGTGCGATGCGACCGCGAGCACGGGGACCCTGCTTCGGTGCGCGTCGTAGAGCCCGTTGATGAGGTGCAGGTTGCCGGGGCCGCAGCTGCCCGCACACACCGCGAGTTCGCCCGTCAGCGCCGCCTCCCCGGCGGCAGCGAACGCGGCCTCCTCCTCATGGCGGACGAGCATCCACTCGATGCCCTGCTCCCTGCGGATGGCCTCGGTCACCGCGTTCAGGGAGTCGCCGGGAACTCCCCAGACACGCTGGATCCCATTGGCGGCAAGATTGTGGATGACAGTCTCTGCGATCGTGGTCATGCTGCTCCTCCGTTCGGCCCCCAGACGGCCCCGTCAGTCTAAGCGGCCGAATCGGCGGGGATCAGGCAGTGCCAGGGGTTGTGGCGAGGGCGTGCGTATGGCGCATCCGAAGCTGCGCGGACGGCACCCGACAGAAACGTCAAGGAGAAAGAGTCAACCGGCTGTCCCTCAGGAGGGATGAGAGCCGGGTTAGGGTCTGACCATGTCGGCTCCTGATGTTGCCCCCGGAACGGTCGTCGTGTTCACAGACATCATGTGCGGTTGGTCGACGATCGCGCTCCATCGGTTCTATCGCGCCCGGGATGCGGCGGGCCTCACCGGTCGATTGCAGGTCGACCTGCGACTCTTCCTCCTCGAGGACATCAACCAGATCGCTCTCAACAGCAGGATCATCGAGCCTGAGATACCTGTCGTCGGCGCTCTGGAACCGGGACTGCGCTTCACACCGTGGCAGCGTCACCCCTCGGAGTGGCCCGTGACAAGCCTTCCCGCGAATGAAGCCGTGCATGCCGCGAAAGCACAATCCCCTGCTGCCGCGGAAGAACTCGACATGGCATTGCGCCTGGCGTTCTGGCGTGACAGCCGCTGCATCAGCATGCGCCACGAGATCCTGGCTGTCGCCGACGAGTGCCCTGGGGTGGACGCTGGCCGGCTGCAGCAGCTTTTCGACACCGGCGCTGCCCGCGGGACGATGATGCAGTCCTACCTCGACCATCATCAGGATGTACAGGGCAGCCCCCACTTCTTCCTTGCGGACGGCACCGATACCCATAACCCCGGCATCACCATGCACCAGGAAGGGTCTCCCGGCGCGGGTTTCCTCGTTGTCGACTCCGACGATCCGAGCGTCTACGACGGCCTCGTCGTGAAAGCCGCAGCCGCCGCCGGTGTGGGTTGAACCCGCACCTTCCGATCCCTTCTGCATGACGGCGTGATTGAGGTGCGCTCGTCCCTCTGGACTCGGCACCTTCGTCTCTGCTAGGAATGCCTCGTACTCATCTGACGTGCCATGTCCGGGATGGCGTGCACGGGGACGACCACGACGTCGTTGATCTTCCAGTCCAGGCGCTTCAGGCCGGCGTGGACCTCCTCGAGCTCTTCGATGGTGAGGGGCCGATTCGATGTCGGGACGATGAATGCCTCGATGTGGAATACCTGCCCTTCGTCCCGCACCCGGGCGCCGACGTCCTGCGCCCATGTCAGTCCGTTCAGGTAGTCCTCTACCTTGCCCAGCAGGGGATGCGGTTCGGCGTCGTCGTAGGTGGTGGCCCTGGCGTCCAGGAGCCCTTTCACTGCCGCGCGGACGTTCACGAATCCGTCCCGCACGATCGAGAACGCGACGATCAGCGCTGCGGCAGCGTCAGCCCACCACAGACCGAAACCGATGCCGGTGACTCCCACGATCACGGCGACTCCGGTCATCCAGTCCGCCTTGTTCATGTCGGCATCGGCGAAGAGGACCTTGTTGTGCAGTGGTTCGGCGAGCTTGAGTTTCATGCGCCCGAGGATCACGGGAGGGATCGAGGTGAGCGCCATGGCTGCGATCATCAGCCAGCCCAGCCAGACGGTGTGTCCGAGGATCGTGATGCCGCCGATGGTGGGGTGCTCCGCGGTGATGAGCTTGATCGCCGAGTCGATGATGAGATAGCTGCCCATGCCGGCGAGGGCTGTCGCGGCGACCAGGTGCGACACCCCGATGGCACGGTGGTGTCCGAACGGCCGGTCGGTGGAAGCCGGCCGGCCTGCGACCCTGATCCCGATCAGGAACGCGATCGGAGGAATGAAGGACAACATGTCCTCGATCCACGCCGTCTTCATGGCCTGGGAGTTCCCCAGGACGAGGAAGATGATGCTGACTGTCACGACCAGTACACCGATCGTGACCCATTCCAGCCTGATCGCTCGCCGGAGCGCCCGGTGTACCTCCTCCGGCATCTCCGATTCACCCCAGTCGCTGGTCACCGGGCTCCCTCCTTCCGACTCTGGAGGTACGTATCGAGGTCCAGGAGGAAGGCATTCTCGCCGAGTGGGACTGCAAGGACGTGGCTCTGCCGCGACCCGTAGCGGTCGGCCGACTCCGCGTACGGGCGGGTCAGCCCGGCTTTCTTGGTCCACGGTGTCTTGTCGGTCAGACCACCGATCACCAGGTCCAGCTCGCCGTGTTCCAGCCGATTCATCAGATCCTCCTCCCCTCCCCGGACCCAGGTGATCTCAGCGTCGCGAGTCAGCGCGTAGTCCTGCACGAGCTCCGCCTCGCTACCGGCCATCTGCTCCCCCTTGTCCTCGACGAAGGGCGGATTCACCGACGCGCCGACCCGCAGCGTTCCACCCGTCACTGCATCGAGCGTGTTCTCGGGATCTGCGGGAAAGTGCCCTGCACAGCCCCCCGTCAGCAGCAATGAAGCAGCCACACCAAGGCGCAGCACCACGTTCCTCTCCATACAGGAACCGTAAACTCCGCCGCACCGTCGCGTCACGGAACTGGGGATACGCGACGACGAGGAATCTGATCCTTGATTCTTCCCGGGCGGCACCGGAGCGTCCGGGACGCTGTCAATGGGTGTGCCGGACGGAGGTTGGCCTTGTCCGGGCCGCTTGACCGTTCCTAGCGTGGGTGTCGTTCGTGCACTCTCCCTGACCACACGCAGCAGAAGGAGTAACCCCGTGAAAGCTCTCGTATGGCATGGAGAAGGCGACATACGTCTCGATACCGTCGATGATCCGACCATCCTGGACCCGAACGACGCGATCATCCGCATCACGCGCAGCGCGATCTGCGGCACGGACCTCCACTTCATCCGGGGCACCATGGCAGGCATGAAAGAGGGCACGATCCTCGGCCACGAAGCCGTCGGAGAGGTGACCGCCGTAGGCGCAGCAGTGCGCCGCTTCGCCCCCGGCGACCGCGTCGTCGTCTCCTCGACCATGTCCTGCGGGGTGTGCTGGCAGTGCCGCGCAGGACACACCGCCCAGTGCGACACCGCGAACCCCAACGGCCCCCAGGCCGGGACCTGCTTCTTCGGCGGCCCTCAGACCACCGGCCCTGTGAACGGACTGCAGGCTGAATACGCGCGGATCCCCTATGCCTCCAATACCCTCACAGCCCTGCCCGACAATGTCAGCGACGAACAGGCCATTCTCCTCTCGGACATCTTCCCCACCGCCTGGTTCGGCGCGGAACTCGCCGGCATACGACGCGGCGACACCGTCGCCGTGTACGGGGCGGGCGTGGTCGGTCAGTTCGCCATCGCCTCCGCATTCCGGCAAGGGGCGTCCCGCGTCTTCGCGATCGACGGCGTCGAAACCCGCCTCGTCCAGGCCTTGGACCAGAACGCGGATGTCATCAACTTCAACCGCGAGGACCCCGTAGAGGCCCTAATGGACGCTACCCTCGGGATCGGCGTGGACGCCGTCATCGACGCCGTCGGCGTCGACGCTCAACGCCCATCAGCCGGACCCGCCGCAGCCGACAGCGAGCAGCAGGCCGAGGAGTTCGCCCGCGAGGTCGCCCAGGTGGCGCCCAAGACCAACGTGCAGGGCGAGAACTGGGTACCGGGGAACGCGCCGTCCCAGGTCTCCCAGTGGAGCGTGCAGACCGTACGGAAGTACGGCCGGATCGGCATCATCGGCGTCTACAGCCCGCAGATGATGTCCTACCCGATCGGACAGGCCATGAACAAGAACCTCACGGTACGGATGGGCAACTGCGACCACCGCTCGGTCACCCCACCGCTCCTGGACCTCGTCGCCTCCGGCGTCTTCGACCCCACCCGGTTCATCACCCAGCACGAACCCATCACCGACGTCGTCGATGCCTACCTCACCTTCGACCGCCGCGAAGAGGGCTGGCTCAAGACGGTCCTCACGACGGCGTGAGGGCGTGCCCTGACCGCGGGAACTGCGACGTCGGGGTCACCTCATCGGGGCGGAACGGATGGCAGCGCACCATATCAACGTAGCGTTGACAACAGCGTGTTGATGCACTGAACTAGGGGTGTGCTTTCCGATGATCACCGTGATGCCTCCGACCTGGATCGCTCCCGTGCCGCACTGACCCAGGCCGGCGCCGACAGCCTCCCCCGCCGCCCGTGGCAGCACCCCCGCCAGCCGGTCTCTGATGCCGATTTCGTCCGGTTCGCGGCATGGTCCGCTCGCGATGCCGATGCCACGGATCCGGCCACTGTGCTTGCCGGCCTGCGGTTGCTCGCCGCCGCCCGGGCGGAACTTGATCAGGTCGAGTCCGGCCTGTTGTTCGCTGCTCGTGGTGCGGACATGACGTGGACACAGATTGCGGAAGCCCTGGGACTGGGGTCGGCGCAGGCGGCGCAACAGCGACTGAGCCGGATGCTGGCTCGAACGAGCGAGCCCGGGACGGAGCCTTGAGCAGTGCTGATTCCTCTCATTGATGCGGATGAGCAGTGCGGGGCCAAGGCCGCGAACCTGGCCCACCTGCTGCGCGCCGGATTCGCTGTTCCACCCGGAGTCGTGGTCCTCGAGGTGCTGAGCGGCGACAGTTGGGTGCCCGAACTGAGGGCTGCGCTCCGAGACGCCGGCGCAGCACCGGTCGCCGTGCGCTCATCCGCAGTGGGGGAAGACGGAGCCGTCGCGTCATTCGCCGGGCAGTTGCACTCCACTCTCGACCTCACCGAACCGGCGCAGGTGATCGACCAGGTGCGTCGTGCCGCCCGCTCGGGAGTGGGCCCGGAAGCCGTCGCCTATGCGGCCCGGATGGGGCACGAGCCGGCCACGGTGGTCCCCGTGATCGTGCAGGCCCTCGTTGCCGCGGAAGTCGCCGGGGTGATGTTCACCCGGCACCCGGTCACCGGATCGCAGA is a window encoding:
- a CDS encoding transporter substrate-binding domain-containing protein, which gives rise to MERNVVLRLGVAASLLLTGGCAGHFPADPENTLDAVTGGTLRVGASVNPPFVEDKGEQMAGSEAELVQDYALTRDAEITWVRGGEEDLMNRLEHGELDLVIGGLTDKTPWTKKAGLTRPYAESADRYGSRQSHVLAVPLGENAFLLDLDTYLQSRKEGAR
- the poxB gene encoding ubiquinone-dependent pyruvate dehydrogenase, which encodes MTTIAETVIHNLAANGIQRVWGVPGDSLNAVTEAIRREQGIEWMLVRHEEEAAFAAAGEAALTGELAVCAGSCGPGNLHLINGLYDAHRSRVPVLAVASHIPTDEIGSQYFQETRPTELFRDCSVFCEMVLSPEQMPRLLEIAMRTAIEKRGVAVLVIAGDTALHEASDERVFTVRRTDPVIVPSPAELQEAAATLNSCGKVTILAGGGVEGARDEVLALADVLGAPIVHALRGKEVIEHDNPFDVGMTGLLGFASGYRAMEDCDALLMLGTDFPYQQFYPKKAKILQVDIRGEQLGRRVPLTQGMVGGVRPTAEALLPLLERKPVRTHLEKSLDHYRRTRAQLDDLEKQGPGAIHPQHLAHLIDELADDDAVFLPDVGTPVIWACRHLRIGPKRRLIGSFWHGTMAAATPLGMGAQAVDRKRQVVVLAGDGGLAMMLGELLTAVQHRLPIKIVVFDNAALSFVEVEMKAAGIVNFGTGLENPDFGAVARAVGMHGESVTRPEDLEDALRRAFAHDGPALVSVAVERQELSIPPKIEAKQATGFAVYALRTVLAGNGRELIDLARANARQLL
- a CDS encoding tetratricopeptide repeat protein; the protein is MTLNDELDRIVERRDRDNMQPTIDALLPLYAAHPENARVLYEVGGAYDTAGQEDIARGFYEKALAAGLDGDVLRRCYVQYGSTLRNLGAYDESLEVFRAARTAFPGSPALSAFEAITLHAAGRPDASVAALLDLVVGFVSTPDIERYKPALSGNAASIRARAGESD
- a CDS encoding adenylate kinase; translation: MTGVPAQRVLFHGVTGSGKTSAAHAYAEATGVPEFSADDDIGWLPAWTGRPVEDQHRIAADLAAQDRWVLDSAYSAWRHLVVTRAELVVFLDYPRWLSLGRLVRRTIRRIVTKEPVCNGNTETLRRALANDSIIRWHFRTFSRKKDAISQIIADPSMPPVLSFRRPRDLDAWIAAGAEPPSAAGSESSPGLS
- a CDS encoding zinc-dependent alcohol dehydrogenase → MKALVWHGEGDIRLDTVDDPTILDPNDAIIRITRSAICGTDLHFIRGTMAGMKEGTILGHEAVGEVTAVGAAVRRFAPGDRVVVSSTMSCGVCWQCRAGHTAQCDTANPNGPQAGTCFFGGPQTTGPVNGLQAEYARIPYASNTLTALPDNVSDEQAILLSDIFPTAWFGAELAGIRRGDTVAVYGAGVVGQFAIASAFRQGASRVFAIDGVETRLVQALDQNADVINFNREDPVEALMDATLGIGVDAVIDAVGVDAQRPSAGPAAADSEQQAEEFAREVAQVAPKTNVQGENWVPGNAPSQVSQWSVQTVRKYGRIGIIGVYSPQMMSYPIGQAMNKNLTVRMGNCDHRSVTPPLLDLVASGVFDPTRFITQHEPITDVVDAYLTFDRREEGWLKTVLTTA
- a CDS encoding DUF7010 family protein, coding for MRRSGTPPRFVDPRRTGTLIGLVGACVFVFSYTPASAHVPAVGARILVIAAVSATLWFLFVAPRFLGPFVPPRGWQIGVYLLCVVMELALIAAGGRLLESIGRPELRPALIALVVGLHFLPFAWAFRERMFYTLGGVIIVLGGLGLLIATPTSALGAAVGSGLAMSFILLAYSLGLFAPRRTTADH
- a CDS encoding DsbA family oxidoreductase, producing MSAPDVAPGTVVVFTDIMCGWSTIALHRFYRARDAAGLTGRLQVDLRLFLLEDINQIALNSRIIEPEIPVVGALEPGLRFTPWQRHPSEWPVTSLPANEAVHAAKAQSPAAAEELDMALRLAFWRDSRCISMRHEILAVADECPGVDAGRLQQLFDTGAARGTMMQSYLDHHQDVQGSPHFFLADGTDTHNPGITMHQEGSPGAGFLVVDSDDPSVYDGLVVKAAAAAGVG
- a CDS encoding cation diffusion facilitator family transporter, which gives rise to MTSDWGESEMPEEVHRALRRAIRLEWVTIGVLVVTVSIIFLVLGNSQAMKTAWIEDMLSFIPPIAFLIGIRVAGRPASTDRPFGHHRAIGVSHLVAATALAGMGSYLIIDSAIKLITAEHPTIGGITILGHTVWLGWLMIAAMALTSIPPVILGRMKLKLAEPLHNKVLFADADMNKADWMTGVAVIVGVTGIGFGLWWADAAAALIVAFSIVRDGFVNVRAAVKGLLDARATTYDDAEPHPLLGKVEDYLNGLTWAQDVGARVRDEGQVFHIEAFIVPTSNRPLTIEELEEVHAGLKRLDWKINDVVVVPVHAIPDMARQMSTRHS